In Flavobacterium enshiense, the genomic stretch TATCCATTTTTCTTACTCCCTTTCGTCATAACATCTTTTACATTGTAGGTAAGTCCAGCATTATTTCTGCCAAAAGCATTCGCTTGATTTACCATACCATTGTAGCCCGTTGTTGAATTGTATCTAAACATTGATGTTTCATTTATTCTAATAAATTTAAAATCTCCATCGTTCATTGAACCAGTTCCAATTTTTAAAGGTAAACCTTTATAAACTTTAAACCCGGTTGATGTTGTCAAAGTATCATTAATAAGTTTTGATTCATTTTGAGCATTACAAATGCCAGCAATTAACAGCGTAAAAATAAAGAGTGTTTTTTTCATTATGTTTTTCAATATATTTTCGGCAAATTTACTGAAATACAAATAATTACAATTTTTCAAATCTAAATTTAAGACCATTTTAACCTTTAATTTATTTGACTAAAAGAAAAGCTATTTCTTTATCCAACCTTTAAGGCATTTAGAATAATAAGGAAAATTCGATCGGCTTTTTTATCTATTTGTATATTTTTTTACAGACGTGCATTTTGTGCATTTCGTGCATTTGAAAAAAACTGATTAA encodes the following:
- a CDS encoding SHOCT domain-containing protein, whose translation is MKKTLFIFTLLIAGICNAQNESKLINDTLTTSTGFKVYKGLPLKIGTGSMNDGDFKFIRINETSMFRYNSTTGYNGMVNQANAFGRNNAGLTYNVKDVMTKGSKKNGYVYYGKIGKGLVNYEVDIENAIKFGEIVVPDEFMPKLKNQAQVLSTESKYDRLKKIKELKDSGVLSEEEFQKEKQKIMNEQ